In a single window of the Scyliorhinus torazame isolate Kashiwa2021f chromosome 2, sScyTor2.1, whole genome shotgun sequence genome:
- the LOC140402797 gene encoding extracellular tyrosine-protein kinase PKDCC-like encodes MTGKLCIASLSAALVVTSALVILKLAARSQWRREVDKRGRDPGRQLSRSGPRELLDELEDRELETIRYQEEAVRRPRAALFSTPDRVPGSWPGRPRGAGHVSSDWWGRAGRAVGDQLGCSEFRNITGIEFLGSGYTKTVLKGTLQDGTPIALKTVNSQGDEVMRCVRRYGQTRDCHRLAAFKIIKEISLLQKLQHPNVIQLYGQCYHGRLEDEPVITAMMELGTPVEMIQLLQTPWEERFRICLSLVKLLHYLAHSPLGSVLLLDFQPRQFVIVDGELKVTDLDDVSTEELSCKADSDCALEFPTRNFNLPCTAEGKCHKINEKRNLYNAFRFFFTYLLPYSAPPALTPLLCEIMNATGDLRYGINKTLDAFEDVLYLYKSGFHHNHSQSWLEDYKIFEGFRIQDHSDYKCWPSYNHQGCLLSVYNKEEAATICHSQQQCQSFIFTQRTTWLGRYLVSFRSSTELVLDVNSTVYMKSSSFKALM; translated from the exons ATGACCGGAAAACTTTGCATCGCCTCCCTCTCTGCAGCTCTCGTTGTCACCTCAGCACTTGTGATTCTGAAATTAGCCGCCCGCTCCCAGTGGCGAAGGGAGGTCGATAAGAGAGGTCGTGATCCCGGCCGGCAGCTTTCCCGCTCTGGGCCACGTGAGCTGCTGGACGAACTGGAAGATAGGGAGCTAGAAACGATTCGCTATCAGGAGGAGGCTGTGCGCCGACCGCGGGCTGCGCTGTTTTCCACTCCCGACCGCGTTCCGGGCTCCTGGCCGGGAAGACCCCGGGGTGCTGGTCATGTCTCCAGTGactggtgggggagagcggggagggctGTCGGGGATCAGCTCGGGTGCAGCGAGTTCAGGAATATCACAGGGATTGAATTCCTGGGCTCTGGCTACACTAAAACTGTTCTCAAGGGGACTCTGCAGGACGGCACTCCCATCGCCCTGAAAACCGTGAACAGCCAGGGCGACGAAGTAATGCGCTGCGTCCGGCGCTATGGGCAAACCAGGGATTGCCACAGACTGGCGGCGTTCAAAATCATCAAGGAAATTAGCCTGCTGCAAAAGCTTCAGCATCCGAATGTCATCCAG TTATATGGTCAATGCTACCATGGCCGTTTGGAAGATGAACCAGTGATAACCGCAATGATGGAACTCGGAACTCCTGtggaaatgatacagcttttgcaaACCCCCTGGGAAGAGAGATTTCGG ATTTGCCTGAGTCTAGTCAAGCTGCTTCATTATTTAGCTCACTCGCCTCTTGGGTCGGTGCTTCTGTTGGATTTCCAACCGCGTCAATTTGTCATCGTGGACGGAGAGCTTAAAGTGACGGATCTGGACGATGTCAGCACGGAAGAACTTTCCTGTAAGGCAGACAGTGACTGTGCCCTTGAGTTTCCCACCAGGAATTTCAATCTTCCATGTACAGCAGAAGGAAAGTGTCATAAAATAAATGAGAAGAGAAACCTTTACAACGCATTCAG atTCTTTTTCACATATTTGCTGCCCTACAGTGCTCCTCCTGCCTTAACACCCCTCTTATGTGAAATTATGAATGCAACAG GAGACCTACGATATGGGATTAATAAAACATTAGACGCATTTGAAGACGTGTTGTATCTTTACAAGTCTGGATTCCATCACAATCATTCTCAGTCCTGGCTGGAAG ATTATAAAATATTTGAGGGGTTTCGCATTCAAGACCATTCGGACTACAAATGCTGGCCATCTTACAACCACCAGGGTTGTTTGCTGTCTGTGTATAATAAAGAGGAGGCTGCAACAATCTGCCACTCTCAACAACAGTGCCAGAGCTTCATTTTTACCCAACGGACAACATGGCTTG GACGATACTTGGTGTCATTCAGAAGCAGTACTGAGCTGGTATTGGATGTCAATTCAACTGTCTACATGAAGTCTAGTAGCTTCAAGGCACTGATGTGA